A window of Bacillota bacterium contains these coding sequences:
- a CDS encoding copper transporter, with protein sequence MLVDGKYHVGSLVAVFLALGLGVLIGATAFKDDTLVSKQEEIITSLEQQFAELDLQRKSLQEQVASLQARNDQYATFVQQAREFFIANQLKGRSIAIVVAGPELGKGEDELVQLIEDAGGEVSGMWYPTDVWISEAWPYREEAIAATEEWGWPPEPITRRLGLGLARQIVFGPQEDVINRLQDWQMVDVRRLTGRASDTVIFLGGQRAWEGSNLRMQTTIIDGVDELGAKVVAVNRDGWTSLPPQLQQRDIPAIDELGEQVGQVRLVQALGRSHRSNAHQAGDAS encoded by the coding sequence GTGCTAGTAGACGGAAAGTACCACGTCGGCTCATTGGTAGCGGTATTCTTGGCTTTAGGTTTGGGAGTTCTCATCGGTGCTACTGCCTTTAAGGATGATACTTTAGTCAGTAAGCAGGAGGAGATCATTACTAGTCTTGAACAGCAGTTTGCTGAACTGGACTTGCAGCGGAAATCACTGCAGGAGCAGGTGGCGTCCCTGCAGGCCCGCAATGATCAATACGCGACCTTTGTGCAGCAGGCCAGGGAGTTTTTTATTGCCAACCAACTCAAGGGAAGAAGTATCGCGATAGTTGTTGCGGGACCGGAACTGGGCAAGGGCGAGGATGAGCTGGTGCAGCTCATCGAAGATGCCGGCGGCGAAGTATCGGGGATGTGGTACCCCACCGATGTATGGATTAGTGAGGCCTGGCCCTATCGCGAGGAAGCCATCGCCGCAACCGAAGAGTGGGGATGGCCGCCGGAACCCATCACTCGGCGATTGGGCCTTGGCCTGGCTCGACAGATTGTCTTTGGTCCCCAGGAGGATGTCATCAACCGGCTGCAGGACTGGCAGATGGTGGATGTGAGGAGATTGACGGGCAGGGCCAGCGATACGGTAATCTTTCTTGGGGGACAAAGGGCCTGGGAAGGAAGTAACCTCAGGATGCAGACAACCATCATCGACGGGGTTGATGAGCTAGGAGCTAAGGTGGTGGCGGTGAACAGAGATGGTTGGACTAGCTTACCACCGCAGCTGCAACAAAGGGATATTCCAGCCATTGATGAGCTCGGGGAACAGGTAGGGCAGGTTCGCCTGGTTCAAGCTCTGGGGCGCTCTCACCGCTCCAATGCCCATCAGGCCGGTGATGCCAGTTAA
- a CDS encoding glycosyltransferase family 2 protein, producing the protein MKPQVTVLIPAYNEGARIARTVKAAAAIPLVDEVIVVDDGSSDDTQTQAIAAGAFVVALSKNMGKAGAVTKGLNYVSGEVVVLLDGDLTDSAQLADKLITPILQGEADLTVAAWPRRGSKSGFGLVEGFARIAVRLLGGQNMASPLSGQRAAPREVLTQVAGLGSGFGLEVAMTIQALRLGYRVQEVEIDFTHNKTGRNVTGFLHRFRQLTHIFQTLVRLMVQQNPAPKVPDPAPRLPSLVQGNQSMPLPPTAVHEAREAEQKEGPPCI; encoded by the coding sequence GTGAAGCCACAGGTAACGGTGTTGATCCCGGCGTACAACGAAGGAGCTCGGATTGCCCGAACGGTGAAGGCAGCTGCCGCCATTCCCTTAGTCGATGAAGTGATTGTAGTCGACGACGGATCCAGCGACGATACCCAGACACAGGCTATTGCAGCGGGAGCCTTTGTGGTGGCCTTGAGCAAGAACATGGGAAAGGCTGGAGCCGTTACCAAGGGCCTGAACTACGTGTCGGGGGAGGTGGTAGTCCTTCTCGATGGTGATTTGACGGACTCGGCTCAGCTGGCCGACAAGTTGATCACTCCCATCCTACAGGGGGAGGCGGATCTGACGGTAGCTGCTTGGCCTCGAAGGGGAAGCAAGAGTGGATTTGGTTTGGTCGAAGGCTTTGCCCGAATTGCAGTGCGGCTGCTGGGGGGACAGAATATGGCCAGTCCCCTCTCGGGGCAGCGGGCAGCCCCGAGAGAGGTCTTGACCCAAGTAGCTGGTCTGGGTTCAGGATTTGGTCTGGAGGTGGCGATGACCATTCAAGCCCTGCGCTTGGGATACCGAGTACAGGAGGTTGAGATTGACTTTACCCACAACAAGACGGGAAGGAACGTGACGGGATTCCTCCATCGCTTCCGGCAGTTGACTCATATTTTCCAAACCCTGGTGCGCCTGATGGTTCAGCAAAATCCCGCCCCCAAGGTACCGGATCCAGCGCCCCGGCTTCCTTCACTGGTACAAGGCAACCAGTCAATGCCGCTGCCGCCGACCGCGGTGCATGAGGCTCGGGAAGCAGAGCAGAAGGAGGGACCCCCTTGCATCTAG
- the spo0A gene encoding sporulation transcription factor Spo0A, with protein sequence MKEGSWISTATKSLRVALAGDSKFIAATKDKLRDLPDFAVIAHIDNGIAAKKVCVELRPDVLILELILPYLDGLGILQWIRTTDLPTKVLAVADEGQESLLRRALEQGADYVILKPFGLDALIKRIQMVVTPEGMPSLRLNNKLYLEELVLQEMTRLGVPPHFKGYRYLKEAIVLVIEDQELLLAVTKRLYPKVAQRYNTTGNKVERAIRHAIETTWSRGNLEVLNREFGYTVDKRKGKPTNSSFIATLANKIRLGIKAG encoded by the coding sequence GTGAAGGAGGGGAGTTGGATTAGTACAGCAACGAAGAGCCTGCGGGTCGCTCTGGCGGGAGACTCCAAGTTTATCGCTGCTACCAAGGACAAGCTGAGGGATCTGCCAGACTTTGCCGTGATCGCCCATATCGATAATGGAATTGCGGCCAAAAAAGTATGTGTAGAACTGCGACCCGACGTGCTGATCTTGGAATTGATTTTACCTTATCTCGACGGGTTAGGTATCTTGCAGTGGATCAGAACTACGGATTTGCCTACCAAGGTTCTAGCTGTTGCCGATGAAGGGCAAGAATCATTGTTACGCCGTGCTCTGGAGCAGGGTGCCGATTATGTTATTCTCAAGCCCTTTGGCTTAGATGCACTGATTAAGCGGATTCAGATGGTGGTTACTCCTGAGGGCATGCCCAGCCTTCGCCTGAACAATAAATTGTACTTAGAAGAGCTGGTCCTTCAGGAAATGACCCGCCTCGGTGTACCACCGCATTTTAAGGGATATCGGTACCTGAAGGAAGCCATTGTTTTGGTCATTGAGGACCAGGAATTGCTGTTGGCGGTTACCAAGCGGTTATATCCAAAGGTGGCACAAAGGTACAATACCACCGGGAATAAGGTGGAGCGGGCGATTCGCCACGCCATCGAGACCACTTGGTCCCGGGGCAATCTAGAGGTATTAAACCGGGAGTTCGGTTACACAGTGGATAAGCGCAAGGGTAAACCCACAAATTCGTCCTTCATAGCTACCTTGGCCAACAAGATTCGTCTGGGTATCAAAGCTGGGTAG